In Ciconia boyciana chromosome 5, ASM3463844v1, whole genome shotgun sequence, the DNA window GTGGGAGCAGCCCCGATTGCTCCAAGGACGGGGGGGGGCTGTTCCCTCGCCGCGCTCCGGCCGGGGCATTAGGCAGCCCTGTCCCGCACCCCCAACgcacaaaataaaacttgaacTGTGGCGGTGACAGCGCCGAATGAGAGGGGAAAGGGGCCAGCCCCAATTCCTCTCGAGCTACATGTTGCTTTGGGACAGCAAGGGTTGGAGTGTGGGGGTGCAGATGTACTTTTAACTGCACCCCGCCGTGCACAccccggggatggggatggggggcgGCAGGGGCGCGGGCAGCACTTACTGAAGAAGATGTACTCGGTGTAGCTGCTCCAGATCTTGTCGTCCCTGTACTGGTTGATGAAGGCGGCGGTGCCGGTGGAGTTGCAAGCCACCATGTGGAAGCCCGCCTCGGAGAGCCGGTCGAAGGCTTGCTCCAGGTAGGTGAACTTGAGGTAGAAGCGGGAGGTGTACTTCTCGGGGGGGCGGTCGGGGTCGCGGCTCTCGTTGAGGGTCTCGCCGAAGACCTCCTTGGCCAGGGCGATCCTGCCGCACACCATGATGCGGGCGACGCGGCGGAACTTGGCGTCCGCCTGGTTGTCCCGCACCGTGGTGTAGGAGCCGCGGTAGCCCACGGTGAGGAAGCCCGAGCGCTTGTCCAGCGCCGCCCGCTGCAGCCGGTCGCTGCTGCCCTGCGAGTTGCTGTCCTCCAGGTCGCTCTGGCAGCCCTCGTCGTTGAGCGAGCTCTGCTTGGTGACCTTGGGCGACAGCAGCTTCACCAGGTCGCCCAGCTGGAAGTACTCGGCCTCCCGCAGGAGCCGCTCCTTCTCGGGGAAGTGCTCGGGCAGCGCCAGCTGCTTGTCCCGCAGGTAATCCAGCACGTACCTGAAGAGGAAGCCGTCGCGGTCGATGAAGAAGCGCGCCCGGCTGTCCCTGGGCAGCTGgcgggccgccgccgggccgccccggcAGGGGGAGAACATGGTGGCCAGCGTGCTGTCCGGGACGCTGAGCAGCGTGGAGTGCCTCGTCACGTACACCTGGCCCCCCACGTTCAGCTCCACCACCTCGGGGAACGGCGAGCCCGACGGCCCCGACACCATGTCGCTGATGGGCAGGATGCTGCCGCCCGCCTCCTTCAAAGCCATGGCTGCGAGCGGGCGGCCAAGAAGGAGGGTCTCCCTCCTAAAAAAGGcggcctccctccctccctcccctccacccaccccacccctccttcttctcctcctcctcctcctccttcccccgccgcccggcgcGCCCGGAAGCGCCTGGACGGAGCCACTGCTCCCGCCGCGCTCCGGCACGGCGGCGGGCGGCACGGCCCGGGGCGCGGCGCCGGGCCTCACCTGCCCCGCGGCGCCCCCTCGCTGCCCCGCCGGCGGGacgggctgggctgggctgggctgggctgggctgcgctgcgctgcgccgcgccgcgctgcgCTGCGCCGGGCTGCGCTGGGCTGCGCCGGGCtgcgctgggctgggctgggggctggcccggcccggcgcgacccggcccggccgctgcccctgcccctgcccctgccccgcctCGCCCGGCCGTGCGCTCCGCCCGCCGGCGGGGGTCGCGGGGGCCCGCAGCTGCGCTGGCCTCAAGGCCGAGCGGCCGCCAGAGGCGGCTGCCACTTGGCAAAGCGCTGCCGCGCTGCCAGGCTCGGCCCAGGGAAGAGCCAAGCCCCTACCCCGGCTCCTCCCCTCGGCTGGGTGGCTTTTTTGGTTCGCTTTGGATTTTTtatcccccccctccccccccccccgccttaAAAacctcccagcctcccccaaatccctctgCCTCCCTTATACTGGCGCTCTGGTCGCACTTGCAGAGTGCCAGAATGATGGTCGTCCTTCCAAAAGTAGCATCCAGGAGGATGCGTGTGACAGCAATTTTCACCATCTTCCCTGTATCAGCATGCCTTTACTATGAGGGAAAGGGGGATTTAATTGAGGGCACAAAAGAAACCGGTGTTCACTGTGCTGGTAGTACAAATCTGACAGGCCCTGGTGGGACACAAATGCTGTATTTGATGTCCTGCTGCTTCGCTGGGACACGGCACACTGGGATCTCGATTTTCAGAGAAGCTTAACGTGTTCTCTGGTTTGACAATGGAATTGGGGTGATTCAGAGCAGCAAAGAAAGTCAGCTGCCATTAGCATCCAGATGCCAGACACAGATTTTGATTTGGAACACATTAGTGTCTGGATTCTTGGCTGTGAAGCAACTAAATTTGTACTCTATTTAAGcagtagatttttaaatttttatttatttgtttttagcCGGAGCCACAGTTCACCTGCATCCAGATTT includes these proteins:
- the KCTD8 gene encoding BTB/POZ domain-containing protein KCTD8, encoding MALKEAGGSILPISDMVSGPSGSPFPEVVELNVGGQVYVTRHSTLLSVPDSTLATMFSPCRGGPAAARQLPRDSRARFFIDRDGFLFRYVLDYLRDKQLALPEHFPEKERLLREAEYFQLGDLVKLLSPKVTKQSSLNDEGCQSDLEDSNSQGSSDRLQRAALDKRSGFLTVGYRGSYTTVRDNQADAKFRRVARIMVCGRIALAKEVFGETLNESRDPDRPPEKYTSRFYLKFTYLEQAFDRLSEAGFHMVACNSTGTAAFINQYRDDKIWSSYTEYIFFRPPQRTVSPKQDHEERKHDKVLDKGSESGTSCNELSTSSCDSHSEASTPQENATSTQPSTAHQPNTLTLDRPSKKAPVQWMPPPDKRRNSELFQTLISKSRETNLSKKKVCEKLSVEEEMRKCIQDFKKIHIPDYFPERKRPWQSELLQKYGL